From the Ammospiza caudacuta isolate bAmmCau1 chromosome 1, bAmmCau1.pri, whole genome shotgun sequence genome, the window GGAGAACCGCCGCGCTGTGGCTCACCTGGaggtggagctggagaaggaacgCAACAGGACCCTGAGCTACCGGGAAGCGCTCGTGTCCCAGAGCCGCAAACTGGTGGAAGAGAGGAAGCTCctagagcaggagcaggagaagttggagagagaaaaacaagtctTTTTGCACTCTGGAGCAGAAGGTTCCTTGTACCAGAGTTGCCTGGCAAAGGAAGAAGAGTGGCAGCAGAGAGCCAATATTTTACTGAAAGAATTTGAAGAGGGACTGAAGGAAAGACAGGACATCTACTGTAGTCTTGTAGTACCCAGAAGTCAGAGActagaaatagagaaaaatctGCTAGTTAAAGCAGCAACTAATCCTGTTGCTGTGTCTTTACATGTGGAGAGTGGCTTACAAGATATTTTCAAATATGATAACTACTGTGGCAATGTGCTGAACAGAACCAGAAGTCAAAATGGAAAGCTTATGTGGCTGTATCTGAGATACTGGGAACTAGCTGTTGAGCTGCAGAAATACAAGAGAGTAGAAAAGGCCATGCTAGGAAAACGCTAAGTAGGGGAAGCAAAGGGATTCCATGTGATCCCCATGCATGGTAGGGACAATCACAGTTGTAGTCCGAAGCTGTTAAACTCTTCTGCTGTGTTGCCATCTCTCCTCCTTGCACTTGTGTTTGCATGGGatgtgtgctgtgctggtgccttTCCTCTCACTAATAGCAGATGCTCTGGTGAGCTGTGCATGCTCCTGAACTCCCTGAGAGTGTGTGTGTTGCAGTACAGAGATATGCCAACTCCCCAGGTGtcagaagcagcaaaacagaaCTCAGATTAGAGGGATTTGCCTCGTTGATGGTCACACTCAAGCAACAGAGAATGGTCGTTTGTCTCCCCCAGGTGTGGTAGCGTGTTGTGCTCCTTATCTCTGACATTTTACATGGTGTCTCAACACTGtcttttttattactattatttttttaaaatgtgtttaagCAAGACTGATTTTGAGGCAGGTGTTTGGGACagatggtgctggagccagcTGCTTGACATGTAAATCTTTCATGTCTGTGTgttcaaatatataaatatatatatataaaaatatatacatatgtatatatacatatatgtgtgtgaaTGTATGTGAGTGTGTAAGTGTATGTGGAAGTATTCTGAGGGTGGAATAGATTGATCATGTTTCAGACTAGTCAGTCTTGCATTGTCTTCCAGCTTCATATACAAATAGTGCTTTATGAATGAAACATCCAAAAGATGCTAGTTCAAATAACACATAAAGAAACAGATTGATGTCTCATTGGCACTTGGGATTCATTATCAAATTCTCAGGAATGTATAAACTGGAagttatattttcatatattgGATATACCTTAAgaatacttctttttttcctcagtcaaGATTTTAGTTGTAACCCAACCATGTGCCACCATTATggatgtccctgtgctgctgcttctgcctctcAGGGCACTGGCTGCCTCCTGGGTTGCTTGCAAGAACCTCCTTGCACCTGGCTCTGTTCCTTGGGCAGATCCTGTTTGTTATTTGCACATGGGAACATAAATGCAGCCTGCACTGGTAGCCACTGCTCTCTCTCCACCTGTCTCCCTTCTCCCAGACGTGAAGTACATAtccttttctgcagctctggaatTTTGTGCTTGTGGTTCACCACTTTACATACACATGGCCATGAAAGCCTACAGATACACAAGCTTTGTGAGCTTTTAAGAAAGGGAGCTTTTCAATTTAGCtagtaaaataaaagaatttggtaaaaaataaaattacaagtTCAGTGAAataatagattttaaaataaacattaagattaaaaaaaaatcccacaacaaACAAAGCTTTAAAACCAAGTGCATTTCAATTTCTCAGAACTTTGAGTATGCTTTGGGTCCTTTAGCAGTAGGAACCACCTTTTTTCAAACGTGCCATGTATTCAAAATAGTAagaacttttttcttctccctttctaATCCCGTCTTTGACCTCAAAGGGGCAGTGTTTACCCTTGTGTTTATAGCATCTAGTCTTCTCTGTTACTTGACTTTGATTAGTGCTGGTAGGTTGTCAGCTCATTAATTAGCAGTTTATTATTTACTGAGGGCTGGACTTGACAAATGTGTTTGCACTAGGCAATCATGCAGAACCATGGCTTGGAAGCAATCCAAGCTAAGTGAATGCCCATCTTCCTGCAGATGTGGAGTTTTCTCTTACTGTTTTCTCCTGGTTTCATTTTAGTCTGAGCACGGAAGACAGCAGATAAATCTTTTGAAACAGTATGCACAACTTAATCCAGTTCCTAAGTAGAAATACCTAACATGAAACAAAATTCCTGAGCAGAATAGATGATTCCCAACTACTCGGTTTTCCAGTTGAGGTTTTGCTCACCTTGATAGTACTAATTGTACTGTTGTGTTGACTTATTAATCCTTTTTTCATTATGATCTTTTAATGAAGTTTTAGGAGACAAATTTGGAGGATAAAAGAGAGATCACAAACACCAGAATGTTGTTGGCCACAGTTTGTCAGGGTACCAAGCATATTTGTGTTGGGAGATGAGAACACAACTGAGTTGCTAATCATGTGTGATgccctgagctgagctgctgcagctggacacAGGCACACAGTCTGATTGCCCAGGAGAACAAACTAGTTTGGATAACAGCCCATGTGTAATTCCTTCAGGATGTGGGCTGTGGCACACTTCACACGTCCCTGCAGGCAGTTGAGCTGCTCAGCTGACTGAGAGCAGACAGTGAATCAGTGCCAGTGTATTTGAGATTGATGCCTTGAATTTGTGTAAGTTAGCCTTAAAAGATCAAAGGTGTtatgctttttcattttttcatagTTGGTTATGCATATCACTCaaaatgtttaaagaaaatgtaatcAAGGGTAAAATACTGGTTTTTCAGTATGAATATGTACATTCAAGCCTTGCACACTTGAATGTACAGGGCTGGATGCAATGTAGTAAAGGTTTGGTATTCACTTTCTCTTTTTAGATGTGTCACTTATTTGTACAGCTAATTGAACTATTGTTCATGGACACTTTGAAGATCATTGTGTCAAGACAGACGGGttatttcagaaggctttttAAAAGTGTATAACTGATTTAGAATCACTGGTCTTGTTAGTGTCTTCCAAAACTCATGTTTATggaaatgcaatttatttttgaaatgttcCTCCTTTGTAGGTTGTTATTCTGAAAATTCTAATGTAAGTTTTGTCTTGCCCAGCACTTGTTCTGAATCGATTAATAGTTTGGAACTGCCCATATACATATGTAGAATGCaagaataatttgttttcaaagtatttaatgaacttatttttattataaaattgtCACTCAGCTATTAAACAATAACAATTAATAAAAacctttaaatatttctgcactGTTTTATAACTTGAGCAAGGTGGGTGGGAGAACGGGAATTTACTACTTTATTCAGACTTTCCAAAttgtaaattttttaaattggcATGTAAAAAGTTTTGGTCTTGGTGCTGAGAAAAGAATATGTTACAAAGTTTTTTCTTAGGAAAGGACACTGTTAAACAGGTAAGTGCTGAGCATTAACTAAAGATGTGGGGTTAAAGGTGACCATCCCTCTGAAAAACTGGGGACATTCCTTCAACAGAATATTGTGTAGGGTATTCTGCCCTCCTCCAGAATCCCTCAGATGTCTCATTCTGCATGTCAGCTGCTTTTCATTTCCATCACCTTCCTGCTCTCTGTGAAGAACTGCAATTCAGCTGCTCTAGGACAGCGTTCAGACACTCTGGAAATCCTTGTTCTGTAATAAAGGATTCTCAGTCTATCTGTATTTGGCACATTCTTCCCCATCCTCTGGCTCTATAAAGCCTGGGTTTGAGCACTCCTGTGTGAGGATGAAAAAACTGAGTGTTCCTCTATGGAGGATACAAGGCAGAAACAGTGGTCAAGGGTTCAGGTACTGTGGTGAAATCAAAGATATTTGAGTTATTGCTGTGAAAAGAGGACGAAAGTTTATAGTTGCAGTTGTGATGCAGCTGGATATGAAGGCTTTGCTGGTTTGCATGCCAAGGGCCACATTTAGTGGGCATTAATTTAATGCCTGGTCCCGGAGCTTTCCCTGGTCACTGCCTATCTGAGACAGCAGATGGATGTGCTAAGTAACTCACTGAAATTTAGCATAGCCCAGCAATGAGGCAAGGGCCACTTCACAGCAAAACAGCTGAGTGATTGCTGCAACAAAAACTGAAAGTAAACTGAAAGTAAATGTGCTTCTGGATCAAGGAGTCTGTGGATGAAGAGTTTGGGGAGAGCTGGTGGATTGTGAGATCAGTGATGTCAGCTGTTCACAGCCATGCACCCCAACAGCACTGTGCCGAGATCACCGGGctgtccagctgctggaaaaatGCCCCTTCACTCTTGTGTTCATAACAGGTTTGTATTTGTGAGATACCTCACCTCTAAACTTACCGCAGTCAGAGCAAAATGCTCGGCTGCTGTGGTTGGTGTTCGTGTCGCTGGATGCTGCTTCCCCCTTGCGGCTGACAGCTCttccagccagcagctgcatCCTCTGTTCCCATGGCTCCGCTGGAGCAGCGCATCTCCTAATGCTCCACCTCAGAGCTCTCTGGCCCAAACACCTCTGGGGGTAATAAAAGAAAGGTGAGCAAAGCCGAGGTGTTCGGTGACCAAAGGAATGAACTTGTCTCCACTGAGCTGGGTGCTGCGGCAGATCTCTGTGCGAAGGCAGGAGGCATAGGGCGTTGGGTGTAGTTCAGTAACCTATTAGTACCTCATTGTATATTGCAGCACTGGAAATGAAAACCGTAACAAACTCGATTAAAGAAGGCTGTTCATTGTTTAATGAAGATGGCAAGAAGCAATCTACAACTGTCAACATATTCTCTTGCCTGCGGGAGCAGACACACTTGAGGTGTGACAAATCCCAAGCAATAGCACTTCACTGACTAAGAAATTTAGGGGGACACTGACAActacagaatggtttgggttggaagcaCAACCTTTAAAACTTATCTAGTCCAACTCACCTGCATTGAGCAAGGATATCTCCAaacagaccaggttgctcagagccccatccaacgtgaccttgaatatttccaggaaTGAAACACCttccacctctctgggcaacctatgCCAGTGTTTCAAAACCCTTGTTGTAAAAAAATCCTAACTTATGTCTAGTCTAAACCAACTCTCTTTTCGCATAACACCATTATCCCTTGTCCTATCACAACAGGCCATGCTAAAAATTTATTCCTACTCATAATAAGCCCCCTTGAAGTACTGAAAGGCTAGAGTAAGGTCtccccaaatattttcttttccaggctgaacatccccagtttctcagcctgtcttcatagaaGAGGcattccagccctctgatcatgAGATCAATTTGGTGCTGTCCACAAAAGTATTTCTACTCCTGTGCTCCTTACCTGTATTTCCTCCCAAAGTTATTCCAAAGGTGAGATGTGTCCAAaggtggaaaaaatattttggtgatCTTCTGACTGCATATAGTGAAATATTAAAGACAGCACATTTATCTCCCTGATGtcaaaaagaagaacaaaacaacaaagcatgctgctgctggagctgacaTTGCTTCcgttaaatatttatatatacactgAAGTAAATATTAGGCAAACTACCAGTATAGACAAACATAAAGATTGTGCCTCTTTCTGGGagataaaaaggagaaagaggacACATGGGCATCAGTGTCAGCTCAGTTCTGAATGTACTACACCAGACATGCTGTTCATAGCTTGTTCCCTTCTATTTTTTCTGTGGCTAGGGACACTGCCACTTTTATCATAAACATAAACTGAAAGTTTCTCAGAACGTTAGATTGCTGAAGGAAACTTCTTGACACCATTAAACTACTCCAGAATGGGATGCATGTGGAAGTCACTGTGTGTGACATCCTACCTCTGCTGTGTTCCCAGTAGTCTGGGACAGAGTTCCAACAGCTCAGTGCTGCCTTATTTCTCCCTTGCAATGATAGTTGTTGGCACAAGTTGGAACTTCTTTCCAATCTGTAGAAGTTTACAATCTCATGGGAAGAAATTTAGGCTCCAAAGTCTTTAGGTATTCCTGCTTGAACTGCTgtgggctggtggcagcagctttCAAGCACTCACATAGGAAATCCAATCATGCCAGCTGAGGAGCTGTGAGAGCTGTGCCTTTTGGTTACTTATCAGGTAGAGTTTGAGAACAACAGAGCATAAAACTTAGATCCAGTTAAAGATTTACAGATCATTTATTGGCAAGATAAACTGCATGACCACCTGTGATTGTTTATTACCCTTAAAACTAAGCAACTCTGAAATATCTTGCCTGTGTATCTCCCTTTCTAAAATGGTCATCATCATCCCCTAGGCTGCAGATTTTGAGTCTGCTCTTGAGCCTGGGGCCCCTTTTTTGCACACCTGGTCAACAATGTTACTCATTGGCAGCTTGTAAAAGGATTTTTCGTTTTGACCACCTATTTTAAAGGATGGGCTGTCACAGACACTATTTCATTTaacttctcttccttctccttctccttctccttctccttctccttctccttctccttctccttctccttctccactAGCTTTATATTTCTATCCTTTTCCAGTTTAGGTTCATTACACAAGCAAGAGTAATTGTATTGCGCTATATGATGCTTTGACTACTAAGTAGAAGCTGACTGGAAAGAAAATGGGATTAGGGTTGGTAAGATATTGCTATAGAATTAAGAGATTTCACTCCAGTATCTGCTGCAATActaaaaaggacagaaaataatGTAGTTAATCCTAACAGCCTGGTATATTGCAAGCAACGATGAAAATACCTGGAGAGTTACAGATTTGTCCTATGTCATAGCAGGCATGACAGACTCACAATGAGAGGATCATATTGCATTTCATGCCTGAAACTGTTGATTGCAGCCTGAAACCTAGTTGCAAACAATGTGTATTGCCAGTGGCCTCTGCTTTTATGAGTGGCTTTacatgaaaggattttttttccaaaagaatagtcctgtccttcttcttcctaTTTGTCCTCCCCTTCATAGGATCCAGATTAAAAAACTTGCCCCAAGGCAGCCTGTAATGGAGGGCagaaaaatcatagaatcatagaatatcttGAATTGGAAGGAGCACAGAATCAGTTCCAACtacctgctcctcacaggagcATAGTTGCACACAGCTTTACATAACTGTACAAGATTTCAGTTGGCTTTTAAATTATCTCAAATGTTCATAATACACTATTATGAAACTGTGCAGAGGAAGTTGATCTGAAAGCTGTTGCACAAGGTATCTGCTGAATCTTTTGGGACCCAAAGCTTCAAACTTCAGTTTTTAGAAATGGATTCCAGTCTTttgcttaatttatttttgctgctaACTCTGGTGATCCACGTTTCAAAAGCCTGCTAATTCTGTCAGCTGTTCTGATTTTGTCCTTGTCAGCAGATGGATTTGCACCTAAAAGAAGACAAGCTGCATGAGCCCTTGTTTTCTGTTCAAATCCTGCTTTACAGTATGATGAAATACTACAAGTTCCAGAGGTGGAAACTGTACACGGAGCAGTTGCTACCTcaattccagctgctgccacagttCTGGCCAGCCCTGGTCTGGCttggctcagctctgcctgcacctgTAGGGTTCCTGGCACCCTTGGCACCACCGTGCATATCCTGGAGGTGGCTGTGGTTCCTTCCATGGTGGGGAAGGCGAGGGTCAGGCACTGCAGACAAGCACTTCAGCCAGGTCCTTCAGCCTGCCACCTCCACTCCCTCATGGAAGAGAAGAACCCATCCTTggaatcactgaggttggaaaagacccctgTGATCATTGAGTCCGATCATTTTCCCAAACAGGTTCACCACCTTTCTGTGTCCCCACGTGCCACATTCACACACCTTTTGAGCACTTCCAAGActggtgattccaccacttcccagggcagcctgttccaaggGCTGGCCATCTTCTCCAGGAAGCAACTTTCCCTACTATCTATCCAAAACTcctctggcacaacttgagTCTATTTCCTCtgggtcctgtcacttgttacttgGAAGAAGAGACCACCTCCTACCTCATTGCAAGCACCTTTCAGCCCTTCTCCATATGGGATATCTTCCTGAAGGGCTGGGAGGAAGCTGTGCTGGCCCAGAGGtgcctgtgctgtcacagggaggtcacagcaggagcagctgcccagcaggtAAAGTGTGTCAGGCTGCACCTGAGCTCCAGGGGAGGAAGGACAGcttctctcccagctgggaacatCCTTGTGAGCCAGGCTGCCATGGCATTCTGGAGGCTGCCTGTGGTCAGGTGTCCCTTGGCCCAGCTGGTACCACACTATGATCAGACCTGGCCCTACAAAAGGAAACAAGTGGCTCCATCCTTCCTTTGGCCTTGATTTATATCCCAAATAACTTTCTGCtaccatttcttttctttattgcCACTGTCTCATACTCTTTCATaacatcatcatcaccatcatcatcatcatcatcctgtGAGATGAAAGACATATTCATCTAAGAAAAGGAGTATGCCCACATTTTTCCACAAATGCCTGTGTGTGTATGTTCCAGTAAAATATAGgatttttataacatttttataatatttcCCTTTTAATCGGGTTTTTGTAAAATTGTGTGTTATTTACAGACAGGTTGGCTTACTTTTTTTATAGCACTTTTTAACTTTTGAAAAAGTAGTACATTAAAAATGTGGGAGTAGgagacaaaaaaaccaaacgtgccattagaaatattttaacacaAGTAATCCAATCTAAATGTATGATCCATTTTATCCTACATTTATAATTAGCGGTATGCAATACATTTCTTGTGTAGTCACCTATATCATGAAAGGATGAATTTCATAGAGATTTATTGGCCCTAATAGACCTGTGGGACCTGCCAAACATAAGCCTAGCATCTCTTGAAGGAGGAGCACAGGAAAGGGCTCTGTTGAATAAATAAGTGACtgtgacagggcagggcagccccaatTGCCTGTTCCAGTCCACAGGGTGGCAATATAGACAACACCTCCGAGCACCTGAGGATCAccctggagctggtgctgtCAGTACTTCAGAAAAAGGCACAGTGCCTTCCAAGGACATTAGCCATGCTATTACACTGATAAAGACTTCTGAGCTAGATGCTGGACCAGGGTATTTGCTTCTGCAAATATTTAACAACTGATAGATAACTAACAACCACTGGCACCTTGCATTACCAGAGCAAGATAAAATTCTTCGAAAGGAGGATTTTCTCAATGTAAGGCTCAATGTAAGGCTCAATGTAAGGACTGAATTTTTGGATCCTGACAGAAGCTGCTTGCTCATGAAACTTAGAAGAGAGAAATTTTCAGTCGACCAGTTGCCACGTGACCATAACTAGATGTATTAATTGAACTAAATAGAAGATATAGCATGAACACAGTGTTGCAGTTGACACAACAGAAGGATGGGATGCCATCTATggggacctggacaagcttgAGAAGTGGGCACATGAGAGCATAATGGGGTTCAACTAGTCCAAGGGAAAGGTGCCACACCTGGATCAGGGCAGTTCCAAGCACTAATATAGGCTGTATTTGTGCTTGGAACTGCACAATGAATGGTCTGGGAGCACCCCTGCAGAGAAGGACTGTAGGGATGTTGATGGACAAAAACCTGGATGTGAGCCAACAATGTGCATTTACAGCCCAGGAGATGAATCAACCAAATTCTGCATCAAAAAAAGCGTGACCAGCAGGCCAAGGGAGGTGACTCTCCTCTGTACTCTGCGCTCGTAAGTCACCACCTGGAatcctgcatccagctctggggcactgcACAAGGAAGAtgtggacctgttggagcaagtccagaggtgtccacaaagatgatcagagagATGGACCTCttctatgaagacaggctgagggagctgagactgttcagcttggagaagagcaggctccagggagaccttagagcaccttccagtacctgaagggtCTACAAAGAAGCCAGAGAGGGACTTTTGGCAGGGCGTGCAGTGATAGGACAAGTGGCAATGGCTTCAAAATTGAAGAGAGTAGGTGTAGATTAAATAATAGGAAGAAAATCTTCACTACAaaggtggtgagacactgggacaggttgcacagagaagttgtggatgacCCATCCACAAGCTGGGTGGGGACTGTGAGCAGCTTGGTCTAGTGGAATGTCCCCTGCCAATGGCTGGGAGGTTGGAACTAAATTACctttaaggtgccttccaaagcattctatgattctgtgatgacTCCGGGAACAAAGAACTAGGTAAAAATCTAATTAGGATAGTAAACTGTACTTGAGAGAAGAAAAGGTGGTCTAAGGGGAGGCTGCTAAGGCAGATCCTGAAGGATCAGTTTAGGAAGAATGTTTTGTCATTCTTCTACTAATGACTAAGGACAAAAAAATAGTAGCGTGGTAATTAAATGTTCCTGACACATTCTCAGAAGGATTGGGAATGCTGTAATAGTATCATTCAGGAAGAGCTGTGCAGCTTAATGCATTGGAGTAGCAGGAACAGAGTGAAATTAAACATATGCTTTCAGCAACTTAGAAAAGGAAGTTCTGCCAAGCTAGGAAGTCCTTAGCAGAATCAGTAAAGGAGAAGCAAGGTGCTGCTCCAGTGGTTTATCAGGAGATAGCACATCCACAGACCTGACAGGGTCCTGAAAAAGGCAGACTGAGACATATTTCAGCTCACATTAGGGCAATAGTAATACCTATTGCAAGACCCAGGAAAAATCCTTATGGGCTACTGTATGCAATTGTCCACGTGAAGGATgaaggtttttggttttgtagcTTTTCTATCCAAAGATATTGAACAGCCTCTGGAATCAACTTTGAACAAACATGACAAGATTGCAAAGGGATGCTATGGTGTGTTCACCTCTTTTTCCAGGGGCTGGACTTACAAGATCTCTCCTAGCTCTTTACTTTGACCACCCTGTATCACTGCAATGAGCCTGAAGCTGGCAACATTTCTTATTACATATACAGTGTTAGATTTTACATATAGTCTTCAGTGACAAGTAACTTATCTTTTGAAAACAACAAGGTTCAAAGGGAACAGTGTTGTTATGATTGTGCTGAAATAAAGAGGATAGGAGAAGTATCTGTGATATTTGTTAcgtagtggggttttttttaattttgaccACTATATCTAGGGTCACTGAAAAGGTGAAGGGACCTTTGATTTCAAGCCCGTTTATAAAAAAGACATGTTCTTCAGACCTTGTTCTGTACTGATTAGAAGTGTTGGGGTAAGCAGATTATGCTTATGACTTTAAAGGTCAGATTTTATAATCCCTAATTTTATACTCCATCCTTTTGGTCAGAACGTTTAGTAAGGTACAATCTGTTACAGAGGAACATTCATTATGAAACATACAATTCTGTAGGCATACACAATTGGAAACTGAACGTGATGATGAGTCACAATCAGTTTATCTTCCCTGTAAAACATGATATGAAATCTCCATATTTAGTCTGAGGCCAGTGGAATCCCACTATTCCTCATTTGCTAGAGCTATATTTGTATTTAAGTGAGTTTAAACAGGGGAGTGGCAAGGGGTGTTACATATCCTTACAGGTGATTAAGGTTTATAGTCAAATTATCTCCTGAATTACATTAGCTGAAATCAATGTATTCCACTGGATGAACAGACTGTTCCATAAAACCTTGGCAGATAAAGCATTAATAAGTGTCAGAGCTGACTTGGTCAATTGAATGATTTGCTGACGCTTCTTTTTAGCACAAGCCTGCACTTACAAGTCCAGTGCCAAAGGTTCAGTATATATAGCTAAAGGCAGCAAATAGATGCTCTCTTTTTGAGCAGGGTTCTGACAAGCTGCCTTTCTCATTACCCCTCACTGGCAGCACTTTCAGGCAGGGAATTTAAAACATGGTAAAGCTGAAGCTGCCCAATCCTGGCCTGGAGGACAGGATACCCTCCCATGCTGAACTTGAGGTCCTGGAGAAAGAAGAGGCAGACTCCAGACCAAAATGGGACAACAAGGCACAGTATATGCTGACCTGTGTAGGGTTTTGTGTGGGCTTGGGAAATGTCTGGAGGTTCCCCTATCTCTGTCAGAGCCATGGAGGAGGTAGGTCTTTAACACAGCTAACTTTGGGTATAAACCAGGTTTCATCTCTCTTTAGGCAAGCAAATTGTGGAATATGTTTAGAATTGTTCAGGTgctgtgagaacagggatgatCTCTCTAGAAGACTGTATAGCACAGAAGGTAATTTCACAGGTTGTGATCACACTCTGAAGTCACGTTACTgatggaaggaaaggaagggtctgtttttatttcaggaCACAGGATTGAACAAGGGAGTCTTCCACTGTCATGTACATAGTTTAGCTTCTCATTCTAAACCAAATAACCCAATGTTGTTTTccatagatagatagacagatagatagatatagatagatactgtatttaaaatattaataaactTGGGACTGTTATTCTGTTCATGATACCAAATGATCTTTTTAGAATAGGTTTAGAATAGGTTTTTCATTGGGCTTGGACTGATCCCTGTAGAGTGAGTGTTTGTATAATTTGTTCTAGGATTAACAGCCTGAATGAAGtcaacattaaaaatatttgtttagtTGGTGTTATTAAGTCATTTAAAATCCAAGCATATATTATTTACTGCATAATTTACTGGAACTCCTTAAGGTTTAGGTAAGGACTGAATGGCCATGttagaaattttgttttcttttgctgtttcttttgaaAGGTAACTTTGAGCTGAACCATTGCTTAAATATTATACAACaatataaattttcattttcttactgACTTTTTTGTCTG encodes:
- the CCDC127 gene encoding coiled-coil domain-containing protein 127; this translates as MNNLNDPPNWNILPNRRDPGGDGSRWNYALLVPMLGLAAFRWIWTRECQKEIEKEKEEYYRKESALQQDLEGKYRDIITENRRAVAHLEVELEKERNRTLSYREALVSQSRKLVEERKLLEQEQEKLEREKQVFLHSGAEGSLYQSCLAKEEEWQQRANILLKEFEEGLKERQDIYCSLVVPRSQRLEIEKNLLVKAATNPVAVSLHVESGLQDIFKYDNYCGNVLNRTRSQNGKLMWLYLRYWELAVELQKYKRVEKAMLGKR